atccccggccgcGTCACACCGAAAGACGttaaaacatggtacttgttggtacCTGCCTAATGCTTGGCATTAATGGGGACAAGGACTGGAGTCAGTGAGTGTGATTGGGGTCTTCTACTTCACTGCAGCGTGGTGTCTGAGTGAGCTGGccctataaaaccagcttaagtctgggttAGTACATGCAGTCTGATACCATAGACTCTCGTGTCACTGCGAGGAtgaagtttttttttaaaaaaaaaaaagtataaAAATTTTGAGATCATCCCCGACTTGAAACATTTCCAGATATATCGCACCGTGAAGCGTTTCAGCACCTGTTGCATTTCCATACTTGTTGTAGTTTTATTATATCGTTTTGACTTGATAACTATACAGCTGATACATAATTATGAAAAAGTCTAGAGAGAAACTGAAAGAGGCGCTAGTAAACGGCCATGCAGTTTTACTTTcttgattggcattctagaagttgaggaGATGAAGAATGAAAACAGCTTTCATAGGTAGGCAACTTCTATATTGTGTATGGACTATTTGTCacagattctaatgtcgttTCCTGTACAGAATTAAAAAGTTGCATATCCAAAAAAATGTCTGCATACCCCAATATTAAGCAACCATCCCGGGACACTTGGAACGTATGTCAATAGACAAAACAAAGTCAACTAAAATGCTCCAAAATATTAGTCCTCGAAAACTAAATCAAATAATTATGTACGAAAACAGGAGAAATTATGTGAACAACAGGTTAATTATTTAGAGGAAACGCTATAAATACATATTCTTACCAAACAAGAAATAAGCTTCCAAAATGTTGAAAGTtttgtgtgatgatgatgatgatgatgatgataaaatcaAGGATGTGGAAAATATTGCAAGAAACAATCCCAAGTCTGTTCATTCAGCTTTGAGGCAAAGCTAGAAAGTTGTCATTTATAGTAAGACAAATATTAGTATCGtatttttaggaaaagatataCATGCAAAGTTCCACACATACCAAGAAATATAGCAAAAAATAAAACTTTAACAGTCTAGGACACTcagtgggattcgaactcgtACTTTGAATGTGTTTTGAAGCAGTGTGTTGACAAAGgtaaaatgtcacaaaagatgGGCAAGGATTGCGTCAGTGGATGTTTATCACGGGATTGGGAACCCGAGCTCCTCTTCTTCTAGCCATGGTCCTGGTACCTATTAGTAAATACACaccttcaacaatatttcacaaGCGAAGTATCCACATGACTACGCCTCGCCCAACAGAACGTGTGGAAATTAAGCCTGTACTCGTTATCTGTCACTCGCGCAATCATTGCGGTCATTCAGAAAGGCTCGGTAGTTTCCGTAGATCGACATCGGGCGTGTGACCCGACACGTTGAGGATCATACAGCAGCATGTATGCGACCAGCAAACGGAAGATACATTGatgtgtgcaggatgtgaaAGTGTTTCAGCCTGCAATCGACTCCACTGTTTGGCAATGTATACTGTTTGTGATGTACGAACTTACACGATAATCACGTTGTCACTTCACTGACAACTATTGATAACACCTTTCCGGAGATAGCTTGAGTACACACAGAGACATCACGTGGTCattgtgttttctttatttgcTTAACACCGCCCTCCGGAGTATTCCAAATATATgacgggggtctgtaaatattcgagtctgggccagacacttcagtgatcaacagcatgactatCGATCGATTTGCTCACTTGGGATACggtgatgtgtcaaccaacttgcaagtcaatgagcctgacacTTGATCCCAAGCAACAAGCAAAAATTAGAGAAGATCATTAattttctaacccggatctttacgggttgAAGAAGAGGGCTTTCCTGGTGaaggtctggaccagaaatctagtggttgatataatgagcacGGGTCTACCGAACTGGGCCACGATGACAGGCATCATGTATGTCAGCGAGCCTTTTCCACCCAATACATTTAGCCGTTTCTTACAACATGCTGACGACctattttaacccggatcttaacaGGTCAAGAATTATCTTACGGAATATTTTCAGACATATTGCATAGAGTGTGCAATACAGTCACTGGCCGGTAGCCCGTGTCTTCTAAAAAATAATCGAGTGAATTTCCATGgggtcattttgaaaatgtaagatTTTGTTGGACTTATTAAGTCATAATACACGTTTAAATCATGCTGGATAGTGGCCTGATGAAAATGCTGATCGTGTTAGCAGCTTACCTCAGTTATCCTTTGTTTAGTTTCTAAATTCAAATTTCGGTctagtgaaatattttgtagtCTAGTAActttgggggcggtggggtaacctagtggttaaagcgttcgctcgccactctgcagacccgggttcgattccccacatgggtacaatgagtgaagcccattttctggtgtctcccgccgtgatattgctggaatattgctaaaagcggcgtaaaactaaactcactctagtaactttcaggcacagTCAGCCCGACTGTCTGTAAAATATGGAAACAAGTTCGCATACTGGTTGCATAGATCGCCCCTTATGTTCAGGTATATACTAATTGTTGTTGAATAGTTGCGTTGTGATGAGTTGTGTTGCGATGTAGATGTATTAACTTGTGTTAACATTTCTCGATTACGTTTCATGTCAGTGTGCGACCTGTATGGTAACAGAACTATAAAAGCTTTTGCTTGTCGATGCTATCCGTCCAATACTTGTTTCTTCATTAAGCATGCACATTAAATGGggtgtttcttttgcttttcaaaTCAGAATTTTCAAATAGATAATGTCTTTTCTACATTTCTAGTTAACATAAATATGTGAGAATATTTTGGTTACCAAAGACTTTGCCCTAAGCGCTATTGTTTccagtgacccgtgaagatccggggtaggataggcattcagcaacccatacttgccataaaaggcgactctgcttgtcgtaagaggcgactgacgggatcgggtggtcaggctcactgacctggttgacacatgtcatcggttcccaattgcgcaattcgatgctcatgttgttgatcactggattgtctgttccagactcgattatctacagcccgccgccatataggtggaatattgcggagtgagtcgtaaagctaaacttactcactcacttgggttCCAGTTGTTAAAGAGACGAGAGGTGGCtgatacgagtgagtgagtgagtggtttttaCCCATTTAGCTATGTTCCCATCACATTTATATTTAACATACAATTCTTCTGTTTTATGTTATCTTTATTTCAACAGAATCTGAAGACGCTGTAACATAAATGCAATATATACAATTTAAGAGCCGATAGTAATCAACAATATTCCGTGCGTATATGTGACAGTTTACGCAATGCACGAATACATAAACTGAAGCAAATATTACTGACTACCAATGACAGGTTCAACAGCAGGTTTCCTCTTTCTATGAACATATGTTGACAAACGCCTTCACACAAAATCTAGTGTTCATCGTAATTACCAAACAAAATATAGTGTTCATCGTATTTACAAGACCCATTAGATATGAAACACAAATATCTGTTTCCTCATCACCGAACATATAACATTTCAATGCCGTCTTATTGTACTATTTTCATTGGTCAATTAGTTACTATCACAATCTATTTTGGTAGCCTACGCTACTAAATGCGAAAATTGTAGCAACGGGATGAAGGTTCAGTTGAACAGGTCCTATTTCCAGaatgaaatataacaaaaaataaTCTCTTCTAAGTAAATGGAATCCGCGACTTCCAAGAACATTTCTCCTATATATGTACTTTGCAGCTAATCTATTATTGATTCACCTCGCCAAGCGCACAAGCTGGAGAAGAATATTTACTATAACTTCAGTTGACAAGTCTACCTGTCGACCATCGCCACTGTCTAATAatgaacacatacataacatcaCATTGGCTTAATCTGACTTCGACATTTGCAGCGCCTTTAGGAAGAGTCCAGAATTAAGTCTTCCCAGCTGCAATGCATCTCCGGAAATACAATTTATGTTTACGTCAGCGTTGCCGTAGTTACAAGCACCCCAGACCGGAAGTAGAGACATTCCGAAATCCACCCTCGGGACCACGGAGAACGAGTCTTCACGTTCCAAGTCAAAGATCACGAGCTTGTTGTGTTGACTGTCCAACAGAATGCCAAACTTGAAGGACATCGTTCGTGAGATCGTGTGCCCCTTCACAGGGCCATTATCGAAGTTCTCTCCACTTCCCCACACTCTCTTGCATAGGCCCTTCAGTTCTGGATCATACGAAATTGATATTCCCCATGCTTGATCTTGCCCCTCCATGATGTGAATAGAGTCAATAGCTGCTTGAGAAGCCAGTCCGACTTCAAACACGACCGTTCTAGCCTCAGCCTTTTTCCGCAAGACTGTTTCCATCCATACCTCCATGTAAGCCAAGCCTTCGAAGTCTATGGGAAATCCAGACACTGCACCTGTGTAGTTCCGGACTCCCATGTCCATGGCTGCCTGTGCAGGTGCCGACATGTTGGTTCTGTCTCTGTCGCTGAAGTTTCGCTGACCAGCATCGTCCATGTTGGGACCTGAATTAGAAAACCTACAGATAACACGAGTGTCTGATGCTGTAGCGATGTTGGGTTCCTCCAGCACCTTGATTAGGATTAGCTATTGAACATCAGTCAGATTACACACAGTCCTTTCTCGAGATTTATATGACAGGCATGAGAACCGTATTCCATTTCTTATACACTACaaattgaaacattttagtaatTTGTACCTAGTCACGACAATGATGGCTGAACAGTGCACAACAGTGCACAACAAAACGGTAATTTGTGATGTAATCCAGGCTGGTGCTGTGTGTACATTCCGCACACGTTTCTGACACATTTCACCCATGATGCTGGGGTAGCCTAAAGGTTAAAGAACCTGCGCGTCAGGCTGAAGGACCGTGTTCGATCCCCTACATGGTTACatcatgtgaaacccatttctggtgttccccgtcgtgatattgcaggaatgctCCTAAAAGGCacgaaaaccatactcactgactcactgactcactgacacaTATCCCAGAATCgcgatgacgatgatgaaaataaaaactACATACGACTTACGAACGTTCATTAAAATTCTAACCCACGATGTTGGTCAATTCGCCAGAAGCAGGAATAACTTAGCATTAAGTTACTTTCAGGAAAGTAGCGTCATAAGTTGTCCTCATGTCATCAGATACATACTGAACAGCGAAAGAAGCGCAAGTTTAAACAATTGAAATCTCattaaagtaagcgttcatgtttatcaaaaaaaaaaaatacaaatagccAGAGCTGCGTTTCTTTGGCTGTTCAGTAAATAACTGGACttctgtgatataactggattTCGATATCTCAGCAATTTGTTTGATACCAGTTATCTCAAGTGGTTTCTCACCCACAGGTGTGTACGGAATACAGGTGTTTACGTGACATCTAAGGCAAAGGTAAGTGTATACAGTAACTCACATAAAACTATATGGTCACATGTGATCTTCATGTCTTTCATCTCCGTGACAAATATGACTGCGTCTCGGGAAATCTCTGAAACAGAACATAATTGTGTACTATTGAAATAAATAGTTATCATGGCTATCATCACcgtcgtcgttgtcgtcgtcgttCCCGTTATCTCTGCCTGCAGTCAAGTTTCACGGAACACGCTGGTATGAAAGCAAATTATTCTTCAGTCTAATTATAGCGTGTGAGATCGCCCAAGACGGCATGGCATTGAAGGAAATCCTGAGGACTCAGTTGAAAAGACAACGTAAGGGATGACTGTACCGGACCGGTTAGATTCGATGTCGTGGTGGAGCGTGTCCGGGTATGCTATGGTATATTTTTACAACATCATCGAAAACAACAAACCTAACTGCAACAAAAGATATATCTAAGAACACTACTACTACGGAAACATGGAGTTACGACATTAACACTGAATAGTTTAACGGTAGAAAACAATAATAAATTACCTGTTACACTACCCGCCTCGAGTTGCATATTTCCAGGTAGTCGCTGTCCCTTGAAGTCAATAGGAAGACCATAGATACCTTCTTCTTTTGGGGAATAGATTATTCTTAACAGGGCGCTGTTGTACTGAGAAGGGATAATTTCTAGGCTTTGCAGATCTCCCGACGGGCACAGCAGGTGACCGATAATGTCCCCTGGAGAGACCTCTATGGGTACCAGTTTGCCATCTAGCACCTGAATCCTCCCGATTTCAGCGCAGGTGCCTGTTATCATGTTGATCAACAGCACCACTGttgtgatgttgttgttgtcgtctGAGGGTTCCTCTTGGGGAATATCTCTTTCAGGGTTGCTTGTAACCAAAGGTTCGTCTTTACGGGCATCCCCACCAGGCTTGGTTTCAGCCAATGGTTCACCCTCAGGAACATCGCTATGACGCAACGTTGAGTTGGTGATTGGAGCCTGTGATGTATGGTCAGGCTGGTTTATTTTGGACTCTGTCATGGGAGGTGTATTCTTCAACGGCTCTCTGTTCTCTGAATGTGCTGTCGGTTTTGAACTAACTGTGGAGAAAGAGGGGTCCCTTAATATTTGTGGGAATTCTGTGTGTTGCTCTGGGAGTGTAGTGTCTCGTGGATAGGTAATCCAAGGGAACTGATAGTACAAGGGTCTGTCCTTAATTGGCACATGACTGAAGGGTCCTCCTTCATCGTATAGACCTTCCTCGTTGGGCGGCAAGCTGCCAGGCATCGTGTGTGGAGACGTATTCTCTTTCTCATCAGGGTTGAGGATCGAAGACTGTTCAGGGAGTCTTTCAGTGGGAGTGTGGATCTTTTCGTCTGGGATTGTTGAATCCCTGCCTCGGTTGTCATCCACCTGGGATTCAGAGGGGTGAGAATCAGAAATTATTGGTTCAGTGTGTTGTGGCTTCTGTGTCTCAGGAATTATTGGTTCAGTGTGTTGTGGCTTCTGTGTCTCAGGAATTATTGGTTCAGAGTGTTGTGGCTCCAGTGTCTCAGGAATTATTGGTTCAGAGTGTTGTGGCTCCTTTGTCTCAGAAATTATTGGTTCAGTGTGTTGTGGCTTCTGTGTCTCAGGAATTATTGATTCAGTGTGTTGTGGCTTCTGTGTCTCAGGAATTATTGGTTCAGAGTGTTGTGGCTCCTTTGTCTCAGGAACCATTGGTTCAGAGTGCTGTGGTACCTGTGTCTCAGGAATTATTGATTCAGAGTGTTGTGATTCATGTTTGTCAGGAAGTATTGGTTCAGAGTGTTGTGGATCCTGTGTCTGAGGAATTATTGGTTCAGAGTGTTGTGGATCCTGTGTCAGAGGAATTATTGGTTCAGAGTGTTGGGAATCCTGTGTCTCGGGAACTATTGGTTCAGAGTGTTGTGGATCCTGTGTCTCAGGAATTATTGGCTCAGAGCGTTGGGGATCCTGTGTCTCAGGAATTATTGGCTCAGAGCGTTGGGGATCTCGTCTCTGAGGAATTATTGGCTCAGTATGTTGCGGCTTCAGTGTCTGAGGAATTATTGATTCCTCTTTGTAAGGTGGATTGCCAGGCACCTCCTGACGACTTTCATTCACTGTGTCAGAGTTTGGTGCTTCCGAGTACTGTCGCCTTTGACTTTGAGGAACTATTGCCTCATCTGTGAGAGGTGAACTGGTTGGAAGCGACTCCCTGCTTCTTCTCTGTGGGGACATGGATTGCGGCCCCCAGCTGTCAGCCATCAGAGGTTCAGAATAATAGGGAGCTTCATGGGATGGTTCATCTCGGTAAGATTGGCGTCTTGGTCTGCCATCTGTGCCGTCATAACCGACCGGAAGATAGGggtgattttctttcaaatgtgGGTCATTCCCCTTCGTTCCTCCTTGTGTCACAGGTTCAACGTATTGGGGATTCCTGGATGGATCAGAGCCCTGATTTCGTTCCCTCTTTTTCCCTTGTTCTTGGCCATCAATATTCCTTGGACCAGGGTATCCAGACTTCACTTGTGGTAGCTGGTCATTTCTCCGAGGCATTTCACCAAATGAAAGTTTACGGTTTCTATCTGCAAAGGGGCCATTGATGTCTTTGCCAGTTTTGGGGTCTATTAGTCGGCCAAAGTACCAAAGCTTGTTCATGAGACTCTGTATGTTCGGTGAAAGGAACCGTATCTTTCCAGTGCTACCTGTGAGGTAACCATTCTTCAGAATGTGATAGTGCAACAGATTCAGGTCACCATCAGGAAGATTTCGAGGAATATCAGTTTTGAATGTTATTTGTCCGGTTCGATCTCTTTTCCTGGGAAGTGAATCCATTATTTCGATCTGACGGCTCCTCACCGCAGCTCTCAGCCTTGCAAATGCATCCTTGATTGCCCGTTTAGGATTCTGGTTAGAGGTAACTCGAGGTCCGTGTCTTTGTATCTGTGCAATTCTTCTTGCAAGCCGTTCGGAAAGTATTTGAAGGTTGCCTCTCTCCTTCCCGAATGCATTTTCAATGTCTTCCACAGGGTGTAGCTGCTGTCCTGCCCTCACACAGTAGAGACATACCAACACGTCTTGGCTGAAGAACAGCAGAGGGTAATCAGGATGCTTTCCGCAGCGGAGTTTCGTATTCCACTCAGACACTGCACCTCTTCCTAAGTCGTGGATAGACAGACACTTGTGTTTAGTAGTTGTCTGCACTTTATTGTGAGCCATCTGACATTCTTCACAGAGAAGATGCAGGCACTCCAAACAGTAGATGGAGGCAAGTTTGCCGTCATTCTTGTTTGTACAGAACAGTCGGTCAGGAAATCTCCGAGCTAAGGTTACCATCAACTCGTTCTTACGAACAGGGTCATCCTTGATACCTTTCCTGTGGATGCGTTTTCGGTTGCATCTGTTGCAGTCTACCGTCTGGCCAGATGTTCCCTCACACCTATCGCAGATTCCATGCAGACATGGGAGCACCTTCGGAACCTTCCTGTCAAGTCCAAATTGGTCTTGGCACCCAGTGCACTTCAGATGGTTCATGTTTCTGCAACTGTTCAGGGATCAGGATGATTGTCCCATCTGAAGAAATATGTAACATTCATGTGTAATTTTTGAAgttccacattatgtaaatGAGCAACTGTATTTACATAGAAATCATCACAGGTTACAAAGTCGAATGCTTAATCTTTTTCAGTGAGGGTAAGTAATTGGTTTAAACATTTTAGCACCACCAACTAGTGGTGACCAATGAAGAAACATAGCTGTTGTGACATATCCATATTACAATCCTAAAGGAACAAAAGCTATTACAGTTCATTGAAGACCACATGCTGTTATTACATTTCTGTAACGGAAGACATAAGTATTGAGTTTCGAGCCCGAGTGAAAAGGGACCATAGAAACTTAAgtttgtaagaggcaactaaatggATCTGTTATACCAGGTCTTTGATTAGTTGatcatgtgtcatgtgtctgCTCATAGTGTCAGTCATTAGTATGTCTAGCCCAGATGCCAAGTGTTATATAGCTCGTATATTGCTGGTTGTTGATGCCAAGTGTTATATAGCTCGTATATTGCTGGTTGTTGATGCCAAGTGTTATATAGCTCGTATATTGCTGGTTGTTGATGCCAAGTGTTATATAGCTCGTATATTGCTGGTTGTTGATGCCAAGTGTTATATAGCTCGTATATTGCTGGTTGTTGATGCCAAGTGTTATATAGCTCGTATATTGCTGGTTGTTGATGCCAAGTGTTATATAGCTCGTATATTGCTGGTTGTTGATGCCAAGTGTTATATAGCTCGTATATTGCTGGTTGTTGATGCCAAGTGTTATATAGCTCGTATTTGGCTGGTTGTTGATGCCAAGTGTTATATAGCTCGTATATTGCTGGTTGTTGATGCCAAGTGTTATATAGCTCGTATATTGCTGGTTGTTGATGCCAAGTGTTATATAGCTCGTATATTGCTGGTTGTTGATGCCAAGTGTTATATAGCTCGTATATTGCTGGTTGTTGATGCCAAGTGTTATATAGCTCGTATATTGCTGGTTGTTGATGCCAAGTGTTATATAGCTCGTATATTGCTGGTTGTTGATGCCAAGTGTTATATAGCTCGTATATTGCTGGTTGCAGATGCCAAGTGTTATATAGCTCGTATATTGCTGGTTGCAGATGCCAAGTGTTATATAACTCGTATGTTGCTGGTTACTGATGCATCTTACGAAACTCGACCTTGGGAAACTGGATTTTGATTACAGTgggcagacttgattattttgcATACGGTTTAATTACATACGTCAATATGTATACCGGTGATAACCcattaaataaaattaaaattaatattggATGACATTGAAACAGGCTCTCGATTGGTGCAAACACCTAGTGATATAATTTCTGCAGGTGTTAATAATAATCGAATTATCTCAACTGGCTGAGGTCACgttatatattattttagtATGCCGCCAATAGTACTGAAACACTTCTAATATTCGTTTTAAAAACCTTAATCGTAGTTATGCATTTATAAACATATCTGATTATGTGGTCCAGAATATTTGCAGATCGTGATCATTTGGAGAGAATATTTCTTGGTAACGTGGTTGTGAGGTTGATCCTAACTTTGATCCTAACTATTCACAATCTCTCTACCATGGACTTGGTGCATTTGATCAATACTCATATGATGATGTCAGCGAAAAGGGGATACAGATGACTCATGACACACTAACAAGACAACCAGCTCCACTAAAATACACATCAACATTTTGCAAGTAAGCAAAACTatgacaaacacatacacatcgcACGTTAGAGCATTTGAACCAGAGTGTAAATGTGTGACGAACCTCTACACCAGAACATGTTCAGAACATTTGGAACATTGTGAAAACGTGTTTAGCTAAGCATGGAGGAAAAGAAACACGATTTACCTTTCCAATCCCAAGCTTCATCCAACGAAAGTGGGATGGCTTCAGATGTGTAGTCTTAAATCTCACTTTATGATGTAGGCTGATCAAATGCAATATCATCTTCACACACGGTTATCTCATAAACACTACAATGAGTTATCGTTCTTTCTCCATTGTCACGACATTTAACGTACAGGCAATGAAATTCACTTTATTATTCAACCCTCATTCATCGCCACTCTTTACGATGCATGGATTTATAAAGCCCTGTATTGATGAATGGGGTATCTGAAATATTAATAGCTTCAGAATGTGTTAATGTTTAATGATTTCATCGAATGCCAAGTTATGAGACCATACGAGCCGTGTGGGCGACTGTCCTCCTCCAGGACAA
This genomic stretch from Haliotis asinina isolate JCU_RB_2024 chromosome 4, JCU_Hal_asi_v2, whole genome shotgun sequence harbors:
- the LOC137280946 gene encoding uncharacterized protein, translating into MNHLKCTGCQDQFGLDRKVPKVLPCLHGICDRCEGTSGQTVDCNRCNRKRIHRKGIKDDPVRKNELMVTLARRFPDRLFCTNKNDGKLASIYCLECLHLLCEECQMAHNKVQTTTKHKCLSIHDLGRGAVSEWNTKLRCGKHPDYPLLFFSQDVLVCLYCVRAGQQLHPVEDIENAFGKERGNLQILSERLARRIAQIQRHGPRVTSNQNPKRAIKDAFARLRAAVRSRQIEIMDSLPRKRDRTGQITFKTDIPRNLPDGDLNLLHYHILKNGYLTGSTGKIRFLSPNIQSLMNKLWYFGRLIDPKTGKDINGPFADRNRKLSFGEMPRRNDQLPQVKSGYPGPRNIDGQEQGKKRERNQGSDPSRNPQYVEPVTQGGTKGNDPHLKENHPYLPVGYDGTDGRPRRQSYRDEPSHEAPYYSEPLMADSWGPQSMSPQRRSRESLPTSSPLTDEAIVPQSQRRQYSEAPNSDTVNESRQEVPGNPPYKEESIIPQTLKPQHTEPIIPQRRDPQRSEPIIPETQDPQRSEPIIPETQDPQHSEPIVPETQDSQHSEPIIPLTQDPQHSEPIIPQTQDPQHSEPILPDKHESQHSESIIPETQVPQHSEPMVPETKEPQHSEPIIPETQKPQHTESIIPETQKPQHTEPIISETKEPQHSEPIIPETLEPQHSEPIIPETQKPQHTEPIIPETQKPQHTEPIISDSHPSESQVDDNRGRDSTIPDEKIHTPTERLPEQSSILNPDEKENTSPHTMPGSLPPNEEGLYDEGGPFSHVPIKDRPLYYQFPWITYPRDTTLPEQHTEFPQILRDPSFSTVSSKPTAHSENREPLKNTPPMTESKINQPDHTSQAPITNSTLRHSDVPEGEPLAETKPGGDARKDEPLVTSNPERDIPQEEPSDDNNNITTVVLLINMITGTCAEIGRIQVLDGKLVPIEVSPGDIIGHLLCPSGDLQSLEIIPSQYNSALLRIIYSPKEEGIYGLPIDFKGQRLPGNMQLEAGSVTEISRDAVIFVTEMKDMKITCDHIVLCPNMDDAGQRNFSDRDRTNMSAPAQAAMDMGVRNYTGAVSGFPIDFEGLAYMEVWMETVLRKKAEARTVVFEVGLASQAAIDSIHIMEGQDQAWGISISYDPELKGLCKRVWGSGENFDNGPVKGHTISRTMSFKFGILLDSQHNKLVIFDLEREDSFSVVPRVDFGMSLLPVWGACNYGNADVNINCISGDALQLGRLNSGLFLKALQMSKSD